One genomic segment of Musa acuminata AAA Group cultivar baxijiao chromosome BXJ3-3, Cavendish_Baxijiao_AAA, whole genome shotgun sequence includes these proteins:
- the LOC103977437 gene encoding uncharacterized protein LOC103977437: MGPTLEPTRIPRVECGDAVVQRASVPSVSASHRSQAVALRLYSLPSYAAGSVWAWAAVLAAALGIWGIRTVGSRSDASPPRPPLNVPALPAERADPQASAATDRKEFRPISQPSGCHVKETNAAKAPFTAYYHGASRDGCGVVEDDDESEEGEEDGVPGVGCRATALWDGGRQLDWLMARQRRRPDDLGWYRYQDMTALNGSVVRLWDGGLTTRRRPRQKPF; the protein is encoded by the exons ATGGGACCCACTTTGGAACCCACCAGGATTCCACGTGTCGAGTGTGGAGACGCGGTCGTGCAGAGGGCATCGGTTCCCAGCGTCTCCGCATCACATCG TTCTCAG GCGGTGGCGCTGCGACTCTACTCCCTCCCCAGCTACGCCGCTGGCTCGGTCTGGGCGTGGGCCGCAGTCCTCGCCGCGGCGCTCGGCATCTGGGGCATCAGGACCGTCGGATCCAGATCCGACGCCTCCCCTCCGCGTCCTCCACTTAACGTTCCCGCTCTCCCTGCCGAGCGGGCCGACCCGCAGGCCTCGGCGGCGACCGATCGGAAGGAATTCCGACCGATCTCGCAGCCGTCCGGATGCCACGTGAAGGAAACGAACGCGGCCAAGGCACCGTTCACGGCGTACTACCACGGCGCCTCCCGCGACGGCTGCGGCGTGGTGGAGGACGACGACGAAAGCGAGGAGGGCGAAGAAGACGGCGTTCCCGGCGTCGGCTGCCGGGCGACGGCGCTGTGGGATGGAGGCAGGCAGTTGGATTGGTTGATGgcacggcagcggcggcggccggATGACTTGGGATGGTACCGTTACCAGGACATGACGGCGCTTAACGGAAGCGTGGTGAGGTTGTGGGACGGCGGCTTGACGACGAGGCGACGACCGCGGCAGAAGCCATTCTAG